A section of the Campylobacter lanienae NCTC 13004 genome encodes:
- a CDS encoding HNH endonuclease signature motif containing protein, with protein sequence MSKIYTNEFIEDKYKILDFLDDVSPIMTKYIKENSYSKFYLFYKIINHSDIPTFAKATKQNSLERNLLYYLSIDEMYELENKRNAPFETAHQSNIGLSLKFYETLNLKNPRDNNYLLNDFKDVYLVNENIKYFKLEFTKRIFDKLNKNYNSYRKIKDIQLSNNDFTAINLSVRVHGIGARNDEDFHQLRANIFKGDLFCLLCEEKLDQKGKIFIILKKNPRFFTLLDMTNETYENYQQKQMQKIIQNAKQQENINSDEMITRKFQPKWRKMLTDEIMACLQKDNEIICPFTWISADYTKVGTLFRASHIVSYAEANENEKFDINNGILLCANADALFDKHLISVDENKNLCFSFLLDDEILKSKLLLNQPIFKSILTDKRMEFMTRHYEKFKKLELLRRDSNYDLSSETI encoded by the coding sequence ATGAGTAAAATATATACTAACGAATTTATAGAGGATAAATATAAAATTTTAGATTTTTTAGATGATGTATCTCCTATAATGACAAAGTATATTAAAGAAAATAGTTATAGCAAATTTTATCTTTTTTATAAAATTATAAATCACTCAGATATTCCAACTTTTGCTAAAGCAACTAAACAAAATTCTTTAGAAAGAAATTTACTTTATTATCTTAGTATTGATGAAATGTACGAATTAGAAAATAAAAGAAATGCTCCTTTTGAAACGGCTCATCAAAGCAATATAGGTTTAAGTTTAAAGTTTTATGAAACATTAAATTTGAAAAATCCAAGAGATAATAATTATTTATTAAATGATTTCAAAGATGTTTATTTAGTTAATGAAAATATAAAATATTTTAAGTTAGAATTTACAAAAAGAATTTTTGATAAATTAAATAAAAATTATAATAGTTATAGAAAAATCAAAGATATACAATTAAGCAATAATGATTTTACTGCTATAAATCTCTCTGTTAGAGTTCATGGAATTGGTGCAAGAAATGATGAGGATTTTCATCAATTAAGGGCAAATATTTTTAAAGGCGATTTATTTTGTTTATTATGCGAAGAAAAACTAGATCAAAAAGGTAAAATTTTTATTATCTTAAAGAAAAATCCTAGATTTTTTACACTTCTTGATATGACTAATGAAACTTATGAGAATTATCAACAAAAGCAAATGCAAAAAATCATACAAAATGCAAAGCAACAAGAAAATATTAATTCAGATGAAATGATAACTAGAAAATTTCAACCAAAATGGCGAAAAATGTTGACCGATGAAATTATGGCTTGCTTGCAAAAAGATAATGAAATAATTTGTCCTTTTACTTGGATAAGTGCAGATTATACAAAAGTTGGAACTCTTTTTAGAGCTTCACATATAGTAAGTTATGCCGAGGCAAACGAAAATGAAAAATTTGATATAAATAATGGAATTTTACTTTGTGCTAATGCTGATGCTTTATTTGATAAACATTTAATTTCTGTTGATGAAAATAAAAATTTATGTTTTTCATTTTTACTTGATGATGAAATTTTAAAAAGCAAACTACTTCTTAATCAGCCTATTTTTAAGTCAATTTTGACAGATAAAAGAATGGAATTTATGACTAGACATTATGAGAAATTTAAAAAATTAGAACTATTAAGGCGAGATTCAAATTATGATTTATCAAGTGAGACAATTTGA
- the trpD gene encoding anthranilate phosphoribosyltransferase yields the protein MILMIDNYDSFVYNIYQYILDTTNESIKCVRNDEITIDEIKALNPSKIILSPGPKHPKDSGVCLDILRANLGIPILGICLGHQAIGLVYGADIKVLDTPVHGKISQIHIQQNSLIFNGLPTEFSVMRYHSLYVDNLPPNLQATAYSSDGVLMALEDSKNQIFGIQFHPESFFSQYGKQIIANFVSLNKKDNEEPKKANFAPFLTKLQKGFALDSKDYEIICKEIYKKNYDEVQLGALLVLISEKSLYPDSLAALVKNILKYSTTYSDNSKMMDIVGTGGDGLKTINISTTTAFILASLGVKVAKHGNKAITSKSGSSDVLGQIGINLDSDIEHLKFKLNNQNLAFFHAPYFHPITASVRDVRLRLGVGTVFNILGPLLNPNLSLSNQVVGNYLEEVNELIAATLLNLGRKHAIVVHGMDSMDEITLCDETLIHEVKDGKILEYKITPEQFGFKRAFHSDIAGGDASYNAEILKATLKGELSGPKFDIVLLNAMFALYTADGANSPLEAKDIILNAIKSGKVWEFYQSYVESFE from the coding sequence ATGATTTTAATGATTGATAATTATGATAGTTTTGTCTATAATATCTATCAATATATCTTAGATACAACTAATGAGTCTATAAAATGCGTTAGAAATGATGAGATCACAATTGATGAGATCAAAGCCTTAAATCCATCTAAAATTATCCTAAGCCCAGGGCCAAAGCACCCCAAAGATAGTGGCGTTTGCTTAGATATTTTAAGGGCGAATTTAGGCATTCCTATACTTGGAATTTGCCTTGGGCATCAAGCTATCGGGCTAGTTTATGGTGCTGATATCAAGGTACTTGACACCCCAGTACACGGCAAAATATCCCAAATTCATATCCAACAAAATAGCCTTATATTTAATGGCTTACCAACTGAATTTAGCGTGATGAGATACCACTCTTTATATGTAGATAATCTACCGCCAAACTTGCAAGCCACAGCTTATAGCAGCGATGGGGTTTTGATGGCGTTAGAAGATAGTAAAAATCAAATTTTTGGGATACAATTTCACCCTGAAAGCTTCTTTAGTCAATATGGCAAACAGATAATAGCAAACTTCGTCTCGCTAAATAAAAAAGATAATGAAGAGCCTAAAAAAGCCAATTTCGCACCATTTCTTACCAAGCTCCAAAAGGGCTTTGCCCTTGATAGCAAGGATTATGAGATAATATGCAAAGAGATTTATAAGAAAAATTATGATGAAGTCCAGCTTGGGGCTTTACTAGTTTTAATAAGCGAAAAATCCCTATATCCAGATAGCTTAGCAGCACTTGTAAAAAATATACTAAAATACTCAACTACATATAGTGATAACTCCAAAATGATGGATATAGTAGGCACAGGTGGCGATGGCCTAAAAACGATAAATATCTCCACAACAACAGCCTTCATACTAGCATCTTTGGGTGTCAAAGTAGCCAAACACGGCAACAAAGCCATAACCTCCAAAAGCGGTAGTAGCGATGTTTTAGGTCAAATAGGTATAAATCTAGATAGCGATATCGAGCATTTGAAATTTAAACTCAATAACCAAAATTTAGCCTTTTTTCATGCTCCATATTTTCACCCTATTACAGCTAGTGTGCGTGATGTGAGATTAAGGCTTGGTGTGGGAACGGTCTTTAATATCCTTGGCCCACTTCTAAATCCAAATTTAAGCCTTAGCAATCAAGTAGTAGGCAACTACCTTGAAGAAGTTAATGAGTTAATCGCAGCTACTTTACTAAATTTAGGTCGCAAACACGCTATTGTAGTCCATGGAATGGACTCTATGGATGAGATAACCCTTTGCGATGAGACTCTAATCCACGAAGTCAAAGATGGCAAAATACTAGAATATAAGATCACGCCAGAGCAATTTGGCTTTAAAAGGGCATTCCACTCTGATATTGCCGGTGGCGATGCTAGTTACAATGCCGAAATTTTAAAAGCCACGCTAAAAGGCGAGCTTAGTGGGCCAAAATTTGATATAGTGCTTTTAAATGCGATGTTTGCTCTATATACAGCAGATGGCGCCAACTCTCCACTAGAAGCTAAGGATATAATCTTAAATGCGATTAAATCTGGCAAGGTTTGGGAGTTTTATCAAAGCTATGTGGAGAGTTTTGAGTAG
- a CDS encoding sulfite exporter TauE/SafE family protein: MVDMILSGDTIYLLIALFVAIGVGVGFISGFFGIGGGTILVPILLNLGFDIKSAIGISVLQMFMGAVFGSYINYKNKKLVLNDGIVVGIGGLLGASFSGFIVLNMPGIVLKLAVLFILFVAIIKFFQADVVNENPKDISKFIMFGVGVLVGAVAISAGIGGALFLTPIFVGFLKMDIKKAISIGLFFVIFSSFSGLISLANAGLVDYKSGFTIGIGSIIGVYFGVKFGHKVDKNIQKRLALGLYIIMFILMVKNILF, from the coding sequence ATGGTTGATATGATCTTATCTGGCGATACTATCTATTTGTTGATTGCGTTATTTGTCGCTATCGGGGTTGGTGTGGGGTTTATTAGCGGATTTTTTGGGATTGGCGGGGGGACGATTTTGGTTCCGATACTGCTAAATTTGGGTTTTGATATTAAGAGTGCAATTGGTATTAGTGTGCTTCAGATGTTTATGGGGGCGGTGTTTGGTAGTTATATAAATTATAAAAATAAAAAATTGGTTTTAAATGATGGGATTGTAGTTGGCATTGGTGGGCTTTTGGGGGCTAGTTTTAGCGGATTTATCGTTTTAAATATGCCTGGTATTGTGCTTAAATTAGCGGTGCTTTTTATACTTTTTGTGGCTATAATTAAGTTTTTTCAAGCTGATGTGGTAAATGAAAATCCAAAAGATATATCTAAATTTATAATGTTTGGTGTGGGGGTTTTAGTAGGTGCTGTGGCGATATCGGCTGGGATTGGCGGGGCGCTATTTTTAACACCGATATTTGTGGGATTTTTAAAAATGGATATCAAAAAAGCTATATCAATTGGGCTATTTTTTGTCATATTTAGCTCATTTTCTGGGCTTATAAGCTTAGCAAATGCTGGACTTGTGGATTATAAAAGCGGATTTACAATTGGGATTGGGTCTATAATTGGAGTATATTTTGGTGTAAAATTTGGCCATAAAGTTGATAAAAATATTCAAAAAAGATTGGCGCTTGGCCTATATATAATTATGTTTATTTTGATGGTTAAAAATATACTATTTTAA
- a CDS encoding DNA cytosine methyltransferase: protein MRLATTFSGIGAIEYAFRRLNLEHEIIFACDNGNIDININYDIELQNIKNMNSINNKNKYVKNLYKTKSKKKNFVEITYKNNYKISDDKFFYDVRLLDGNDFKNKVDLFVGGSPCQSFSIAGARGGLEDTRGTLFYDYVRLIKEIEPKFFIYENVYGVLTHDKGKTWQIMQNTFSQLHYFVKWKILDSRNYGIPQGRRRLFVVGFKDEEVYKKFNFPQEVLLKYTMQDFLLDNCANGNMTYDKFGNIKLKNGGEIVDKYLSDKLVTYVMSPGTKNFYHEDVKIDLKIARAILSTQGNTHRASVNNYVTTNGKIRALQPRESLRLMGFCDDFKQTVSNAQSYKQSGNSIVVDVLMQIIKELIKANS from the coding sequence TTGAGATTAGCTACAACTTTTAGCGGAATCGGTGCTATTGAATATGCTTTTAGGCGACTAAATTTAGAGCATGAAATTATATTTGCTTGTGATAATGGTAATATTGACATTAATATAAATTATGATATTGAATTACAAAACATAAAAAATATGAATTCCATAAATAATAAAAATAAATATGTAAAAAATTTATATAAAACAAAATCAAAAAAGAAAAATTTTGTAGAAATTACATATAAAAATAATTATAAAATTTCAGATGATAAATTTTTTTATGATGTTAGATTGTTAGATGGAAATGATTTTAAAAATAAAGTTGACTTATTTGTTGGTGGAAGTCCTTGCCAGAGTTTTTCAATTGCTGGAGCTAGAGGTGGGCTTGAGGATACAAGAGGAACATTATTTTATGATTATGTTAGATTGATAAAAGAAATAGAGCCTAAATTTTTTATTTACGAAAATGTTTATGGGGTTTTGACACATGATAAAGGCAAAACTTGGCAAATAATGCAAAATACATTTTCTCAACTTCACTATTTTGTAAAATGGAAAATTTTAGATAGTCGTAATTATGGAATTCCACAAGGTAGAAGACGACTTTTTGTTGTTGGTTTTAAAGATGAAGAAGTTTACAAAAAATTTAATTTTCCACAAGAAGTTTTACTTAAGTATACTATGCAAGATTTTTTGCTTGATAATTGTGCTAATGGAAATATGACATATGATAAATTTGGTAACATTAAACTAAAAAATGGTGGAGAAATAGTAGATAAATATCTTTCAGATAAACTTGTTACTTATGTAATGTCTCCTGGAACAAAAAATTTTTATCATGAAGATGTAAAAATTGATTTAAAAATAGCACGAGCGATTCTTAGTACGCAAGGCAATACGCATAGGGCTAGTGTCAATAATTATGTGACAACAAACGGAAAAATTAGGGCTTTGCAACCAAGAGAAAGTTTAAGGCTTATGGGGTTTTGTGATGATTTTAAACAAACTGTTTCTAATGCACAAAGTTATAAACAAAGTGGAAATTCAATTGTTGTAGATGTTTTAATGCAAATTATAAAAGAACTAATAAAAGCGAATTCATAA
- a CDS encoding DNA adenine methylase, with protein MKEKKEYLSEQLISYLGNKRSLLSNITKVITDIKNDLAKSKISFADVFSGSGIVARAAKSHSSVIFANDLERYSYIINSCYLSNYNPNLIDNLSKYFTQIQNNFTPKESFISELYAPKNDENIQKNERVFYSRQNALILGGLRDEISKIPTEFQKYFIAPLLSQASIHSNTGGVFKGFYKDKDGVGKFGGQGENALRRILGKIELKMPIFSNFQSEFEVFQNDALEFAKSISKVDIAYFDPPYNQHPYGSNYFMLNLISNFKAPNIEQISKVSGIPNDWNRSKYNKKAKASDEFFNLLSEFKAKYLIISFSSDGFISMNEFLINLAKIGEVDKVEIKYPTYRASRNLNSRDLYVTEYLYIIKKDMR; from the coding sequence ATGAAAGAAAAAAAAGAGTATCTAAGTGAGCAATTAATCAGCTATCTAGGCAATAAACGCTCACTCCTATCAAATATCACTAAAGTGATAACTGATATCAAAAATGATCTTGCCAAAAGCAAGATATCATTTGCTGATGTTTTTAGTGGTAGCGGCATAGTCGCAAGAGCTGCTAAATCTCATTCTAGCGTAATCTTTGCCAATGATTTAGAGAGATACTCATACATTATAAACTCATGTTATCTATCAAATTACAATCCAAATTTGATAGATAATCTATCTAAATATTTTACTCAAATTCAAAATAATTTCACCCCAAAAGAGAGCTTTATAAGCGAACTTTATGCCCCAAAAAATGATGAAAATATCCAAAAAAATGAAAGAGTTTTTTACTCTAGGCAAAATGCGTTAATTTTAGGCGGTTTAAGAGATGAAATATCTAAAATTCCAACTGAATTTCAAAAATATTTTATCGCCCCGCTGCTTAGTCAGGCTTCCATCCACTCCAATACCGGTGGGGTTTTTAAAGGATTTTATAAAGACAAAGATGGCGTTGGTAAATTTGGCGGACAGGGCGAAAATGCATTGAGGCGAATTCTGGGTAAAATAGAGCTAAAAATGCCGATTTTTTCAAATTTTCAAAGTGAATTTGAAGTTTTCCAAAATGACGCTTTGGAATTTGCCAAATCCATATCAAAAGTCGATATAGCCTATTTTGACCCACCTTATAATCAACATCCTTATGGGTCAAACTACTTTATGTTAAATTTAATTAGCAATTTTAAAGCTCCAAATATAGAACAAATCAGCAAAGTTAGCGGCATACCAAACGACTGGAACCGCTCAAAATATAATAAAAAAGCAAAAGCAAGCGATGAATTTTTCAACCTTTTAAGCGAATTTAAAGCCAAATATCTAATCATCTCATTTAGCTCAGATGGCTTTATCAGTATGAATGAATTTTTGATAAATTTAGCAAAAATTGGCGAGGTTGATAAGGTAGAGATCAAATACCCAACTTACAGAGCTAGTAGAAATTTAAACTCAAGAGATTTATATGTGACAGAGTATCTTTATATCATCAAAAAGGATATGAGATGA
- a CDS encoding anthranilate synthase component I family protein, translating to MLLLCDPTIYFREILRQYPKSYLAEDETQSIIGIDCEYISGDDFGKLNDRIKNGQKISNFAGLFGVLSYEAVYKFEKIGELKPALYEFPLYHYSDAKAYLHYDKQSKIYSFYGDSNYFNNLKDIKPLKSDKSYFYTIKSDLNSQKADYLKMIETAKNYIKNGDIFQVVLSKTLELQSDFDPLEFYEILKSQNPSPYMFYYPSEFGTIVGSSPELVVEIKKGIIHTSPIAGTKKRGRDANEDEIIKNELLNDEKELSEHRMLIDLARNDIGKFALPSSVKVINPIHIKFYESVMHIVSDIYAELRDSSSAMDAIATIFPAGTLSGSPKIRAMQIINELEEHSRGIYGGGIGFWHFNGDMQMAILIRSAIFVPNSDSNRVFIGAGAGIVWDSIAQNEYEEICNKRKSCLKIFEQYATKRDK from the coding sequence ATGCTTTTACTCTGTGATCCAACCATATATTTTAGAGAAATTTTACGCCAATATCCAAAATCTTATCTAGCTGAAGATGAGACTCAATCAATCATCGGAATTGATTGTGAGTATATCAGCGGAGATGACTTTGGCAAATTAAACGATAGAATAAAAAACGGCCAAAAAATCTCAAATTTTGCCGGGCTTTTTGGCGTTTTAAGCTATGAAGCAGTATATAAATTCGAAAAAATTGGTGAGCTTAAACCCGCATTATATGAGTTTCCATTATATCATTATAGCGACGCTAAAGCCTATCTTCACTATGACAAACAGAGTAAAATTTATAGCTTTTATGGTGATAGCAACTACTTTAATAATCTTAAAGATATTAAGCCACTTAAATCAGATAAAAGCTATTTTTACACCATCAAAAGCGACTTAAATAGCCAAAAAGCCGACTATTTAAAGATGATTGAAACGGCTAAAAATTATATAAAAAATGGTGATATTTTCCAAGTAGTCTTATCCAAAACTTTAGAGCTTCAAAGCGATTTTGATCCACTTGAATTTTATGAAATTTTAAAATCACAAAATCCTAGCCCATATATGTTTTACTATCCAAGTGAATTTGGCACCATCGTAGGTAGTAGCCCAGAGCTAGTAGTAGAGATCAAAAAGGGCATTATCCACACAAGCCCAATTGCCGGAACCAAAAAGCGTGGGAGAGATGCTAATGAAGATGAAATTATAAAAAATGAGCTTTTAAATGATGAAAAAGAGCTTAGTGAGCATAGAATGCTAATTGATTTAGCTAGAAATGATATAGGCAAATTCGCACTTCCAAGTAGCGTAAAAGTGATAAATCCTATACATATTAAGTTTTATGAAAGTGTAATGCATATCGTAAGTGATATATACGCAGAGCTTAGAGACTCATCATCAGCGATGGATGCGATAGCTACGATATTTCCTGCTGGCACACTTAGCGGTAGCCCAAAGATAAGAGCGATGCAAATTATAAATGAGCTTGAAGAGCATAGTCGTGGAATTTATGGTGGTGGGATTGGATTTTGGCATTTTAATGGCGATATGCAAATGGCGATTTTGATTCGTTCAGCTATATTTGTGCCAAATTCAGATTCAAATCGTGTATTTATCGGCGCTGGTGCTGGTATCGTATGGGATAGCATAGCCCAAAATGAGTATGAAGAGATCTGCAACAAACGCAAAAGCTGTCTAAAAATCTTCGAGCAATACGCAACCAAAAGGGATAAATAA
- a CDS encoding DNA cytosine methyltransferase: MQRIKPINIEFDTISLFAGIGGLDLGFKYAGFNLIWANDFDKFACLTYQENVGKEIIYGDIRELQDEIPKHEILLAGFPCQPFSTLGKLEGFSDTQRGTLFFEIQKIIEKHNTKVVVLENVKNIINHDKGKTFDKILLELDKLGFYIYYEVLNSADFGIPQRRNRCFIVAFSKKYFKKTKFKFPKKQKLEITTQDLLDEKVEAKYFLSKKIINTILGYGTKGYMAKPTIDLPISKTLTATMAKMHRASQDNYVTDEKNFVANNDETRTNIRKLTPNECRKLQGFPDDWKQVVSDCQAYKQFGNAVTVNVSYAIAKEIFKFIKLNKL; this comes from the coding sequence ATGCAAAGAATTAAACCAATAAATATCGAATTTGACACTATTAGCCTTTTTGCTGGTATTGGTGGATTGGATTTGGGTTTTAAATACGCTGGATTTAATTTGATTTGGGCTAATGACTTTGATAAATTTGCTTGTTTAACATATCAAGAAAATGTTGGTAAAGAGATAATTTATGGAGATATAAGAGAATTACAAGATGAAATTCCAAAACACGAAATTTTATTAGCCGGTTTCCCTTGTCAACCTTTTAGTACTCTTGGAAAACTAGAAGGCTTTAGTGACACACAGAGAGGAACTCTATTTTTTGAAATTCAAAAAATTATAGAAAAACATAACACAAAAGTTGTTGTTTTAGAAAATGTAAAAAATATAATAAATCACGATAAAGGAAAAACTTTTGATAAAATCTTATTAGAGTTAGATAAACTTGGATTTTATATATATTATGAAGTGTTAAATAGTGCTGATTTTGGGATACCACAACGCAGAAATCGATGTTTCATAGTGGCATTTTCAAAAAAATACTTTAAAAAAACAAAATTTAAATTTCCTAAAAAACAAAAATTAGAAATAACAACTCAAGATTTATTAGATGAAAAAGTAGAAGCTAAGTATTTTTTATCAAAAAAAATTATAAATACTATATTAGGATATGGCACAAAGGGTTATATGGCAAAACCTACAATAGATTTGCCTATCTCAAAAACTTTGACTGCTACAATGGCAAAAATGCATCGAGCTAGTCAAGATAACTATGTGACAGATGAAAAAAATTTTGTAGCAAATAACGATGAAACCAGAACCAATATAAGAAAATTAACGCCAAATGAGTGTAGGAAACTACAGGGTTTTCCAGATGACTGGAAGCAAGTTGTATCTGATTGTCAAGCGTATAAACAATTTGGTAATGCTGTGACAGTAAATGTTAGCTATGCTATCGCAAAAGAAATTTTTAAATTTATAAAATTGAATAAATTATAA